A portion of the Tenacibaculum todarodis genome contains these proteins:
- the cobA gene encoding uroporphyrinogen-III C-methyltransferase — protein MSFKNPKLTVVGAGPGDIDLITVKAIKVLKTADVVLYDALVNEELLSYINPEAEQIFVGKRRGCYKYQQEQINELIVARAKTHGHVVRLKGGDPFIFGRGAEEMEYAADFGVETAMVPGISSSLAVPAYQNIPVTKRGSAESFWVITGTTKEHKLSKDVALAAKSNATVVVLMGMGKLPEIIQLFQQENKNDLPVAIIQNGTRSNEKVGIGTVDTIIDIVKEQELSNPAIIILGEVVKHRAVLANVQQEFANI, from the coding sequence ATGAGTTTCAAAAATCCAAAATTAACAGTAGTTGGAGCTGGTCCTGGAGATATAGATTTAATCACAGTAAAAGCAATTAAAGTCTTAAAAACTGCGGATGTAGTTTTATATGACGCTTTGGTTAATGAAGAATTATTGTCATATATAAACCCAGAAGCTGAACAAATTTTTGTTGGAAAGCGAAGAGGTTGTTATAAGTATCAACAAGAACAGATTAATGAATTAATTGTTGCTCGTGCAAAAACGCACGGACATGTAGTTCGTTTAAAAGGTGGAGATCCTTTTATTTTTGGTAGAGGTGCAGAAGAAATGGAATATGCAGCAGATTTTGGAGTAGAAACCGCTATGGTTCCAGGAATTTCATCTTCATTAGCAGTTCCTGCATATCAAAATATACCAGTTACTAAACGTGGTAGCGCAGAAAGTTTTTGGGTAATTACAGGTACAACAAAAGAGCATAAATTATCGAAAGATGTTGCATTGGCAGCAAAATCGAATGCGACGGTTGTTGTATTAATGGGAATGGGGAAATTGCCAGAAATCATACAATTGTTTCAACAAGAAAATAAAAATGATTTACCAGTTGCAATTATTCAAAACGGAACAAGAAGTAACGAAAAAGTTGGAATTGGAACGGTTGATACAATTATAGATATTGTAAAAGAACAAGAATTAAGCAATCCTGCAATTATAATTTTGGGTGAAGTTGTAAAACATAGAGCAGTTTTAGCAAATGTTCAACAAGAATTTGCAAATATTTAA